Within Malus domestica chromosome 04, GDT2T_hap1, the genomic segment ACGGGCAGAAGACAACCTTGTAGTTAGTTCCAGTAGGGCATGTAAATGTACTGGTTGCGTCATCTTTAGGGTAACTATAAGCATCCGGGCACAGATTCTTAAAAAACCTAGAGAAGTCTGTAGGGTCACAAGTTCCAGAATTGCTACAATATTGATCAGTCTTGAACACGGTGCAAGGGTTGTTGCACCCTCCTGGAGCCTTCAGTTGGTCAGGGCACTGCCCGTTAATATCAGCCGTGCACCTAATCCCCTTAGTGCACCCACCAGACGTGGGACTAAAGTCCATAGGTACATTAAACCCATCAACAAGAGAAATGTCAAAGAAATCCAAGTTGTTATATTGATTAAGGGCATATTCAGCTAGGGTGTTTGGTGGTTGACCATAGCCTTGGCATTCGAGGACACCCCCACAGTCACCTGTTTGGCATTGGCCACGTCCTGCTCCATCGAAGCTGCATCCCGTTCGAGCCCAAATGCGAGCTCATGTGGTACCGGCACTTACATCTATGGCCCAGGATTGGCCTCCGTCGAGTTGGCGACCACCGCCTGGCACAGCAGCTGCCCATACAGTGTAGGCACAGTTGTTTTGGATGTCGAATCGAGCTGCATTAGTTGATGCAAAGAAGAGAATGGCACATAGGATGGAGAAAAGTAAGAGGCTTTTAAGGAGGCTCATTGTGGGAGCTAAGCGATACCAAAATTTGTAGATTGGGTTTTGTGTTGTTGTGTTTTAAATTCTAAGGTGTGTCATGAAGTTATATAGAGCATTGGTAGTACAGTATAACTACGTCACCGAAGTCAACATTTCCGCCTGAATTATAGGCGGCCCAATGCTTCTAGTTTCCacaagaaaaaaaggaagagagacTTTCCAAAGAAATGATAAAATATCTCAACTTTTCTCTTCTACGCAACATCTCTTTGAATGAGGATGATCTTCGGATCCATTTTGATTTTGTGAATTCTCAACTTGTATTATTGTGCTgtcataaattaatttaaatatttttatttaaaattaaatataaatagtaatcAACGAAAATTAATCATACGATGTATGATAAACGATTACGATTTGAAGATCTGAAGAGGATTCTCattctaacttttttttattacttacttttttattaaataaatcaaGGAAGAAGTTCTGTATAAAAATTAGGGTAAATCTCATGTTTACTACACTCAAGTTTCGTTGTCTTCAACATTTgctacataaagtttttttttgtctcagagtcatacttaaagtgttaattttggaacaATCTCATACATTCTTTAGTCTGACTATTAAATCTTCTATTAATTGATGACGTGACGTCCAAATAGACAATTATTATGCGCCACGTGGCATCTATATAGATAATGACCAGGCATCACGTGGATACACGtagaaattaaaaactaaaaaaaaaaagaaaaaacaaaaacagaacccCTCTTCTTCCACCCGACCCTCCATCTCCAATCTCCATAACCACCAGTGCACCACCCCTCTTCCCCGACAccttctccctctcctccacttCCTCTCTCTTAAACCCCAAAATCCCTCTTTCTTCCAATCCcttcccaaaccaaaacaaaccctaattccaAAATCCCCAAATCTTGGCGATGACGGTGAAGATGAAGACCCAATTGATTCAATCCCCACCTCGAAACCCTCCTCGGTTTTCTCATCGCTTCCTCCGCCGAAATCCCGAAATCCATTTCAACACATCTCCAATCTCTCGACATCAACGCGGACGACAACGGAGCTGAGAACTCCTCCGGGAAGGAATGAGGGATTTTGGGGTTTGGGTTTGTTTTGGGAAGGGATTCAAGAAAGAGGGATTTTGGGGTTTGGATTTGggtagagaagaaaagagagaggaagtgGAGGAGACTGCGTTTTTTTTATGGGTCTCTGTAGTGTAGcgttgtgagagagagagggagagaaagagaaagctttgatttttgagctttTTGGGTCTTTGTTTTGCTGGGTTTACCAAATGGAGTTTGTTGGGTGCAGCATAGGGAGCTCTGGGGGAGCTCCGGCGCTGGCCCTTTGCCTATTGGCCTTGATCTCTCTATCTTGTGCTGCCAGATTGAGTGCTTCTTCAAGGCAGAAGCTTGATGTCCACAAGCACCCAAACCGCTTGAACAAACCCACCGTGAAAAGCATCAAGgtttcctctttttctttaacTTTACATTCTTTCTTCATTAAACTATCTTGGGTtgtgtttaaattttgaaaaaaaatgaaaaaaaaaggaagtggaGGAAAGTTGGGAGCTAGGTTTTGGGGGTACAGCTGTGCATTTTTCTGATGGGAGGgtaggtgaagagagtggaggagagggagaaggTGTCGGGGAAGAGGGGTGGTTATGGAGATTGGAGGAGATGGAGGGTCGGGTGGAAGAAGAGGGgttctgttttatttttttattttatttattttttggttttttattaatttccacgtggatcCTTAATAACATGTGGTGTCCAATCATTGTCTACATGGGTGTCACGTCATCaattaacgggagacttaataATCAAACTAACGGATGGATGAGACCGTTCCAATATTAACACTTTAGATATGACTCTGGACGAAAAAAATTTAAtgtatcaaatgttgaaaattacgaaacttgagggtagtaaactgatatttatCCTAAAAATTAAGAAGAATGTGTAGAAAAAGAGTGCATTTTTGCCCACCACTTCTTAAGTAGTGGTAATGGTCTCcatcttatttattaatatttgatgagtttaaatttttaaatttatgttattACTATAGATCTTCaagtttaaattcatctaaTAGTAATAAATAGGTTGGTAAATATCACTGTCACTTGATTGTTCTGAGcaaaaatatttcttttgttttggtaaaataaATCAATGACATACGAGCacttaggcctcgtttggcacgtTGTATAAAGcatcggataggataaataataCGGGAGCAGTTATTTGGTGCACTCTCGTACTAAATAAGCACCCGCTTAATTATCCGGCCCATCAAATTTTATATGGTTGACACCGTACTATTAAAACAGCTCAAAAGCTCGGGATAATTAGTCAGGGCGCTGTCCTCTCCAACTTCACGAAGCCGCCGTTAACGACTTGTCAAAGTGGGCCTTCAAGCAGTTCCTCGACGAGTTCTCCACCCTGGACGCCACTCCTCTGCAGTCATTCACTGACTAATTTCCCGTCTCGTCCGACGGATAGCACACAGAGGAACaaagaagagagtgagagagagacaaaAGGAGACCAGTAGCGAAACAACATATTCCATAGGGATATACAGAAAGGGACGGATGGAAGCTGAGGAATTCGCCAACTGGAGGCGCCACTCAGCTCTTCCCCATCTCCAAATCGAATTTTGTCAATGCTTTTCCCCAACCTAATGCCCAAAATCATAGTCAGCCCCATTTTTCTCTCCGATGAGTGTTCTTGGTTTGTTGAAAAAAAGGTGTCCTCCGTGAATTTCCTTCCAATTGTTTTTTAGGACTAATAGAAAACAAAGTCCTCTGtgtgaattttcttggtttatgGTGTGTCTTttttgctgggttgatttgtagctaaaaaaaagagaaggattGGGAAAAAAACAATGAGAATTTGAAAGGTGGGTTTTGCTGGGTTTCTTGTTGCTGCCTTTGTGGTGGGGTTTAGTTCAGGGGAGCAgacggggaagaagaagaagggatagAAAGGGAGGGAGTTTGGGGGGGTTGCGGCGGAGAGATCTGGAACAAGAGAGatgatttcagttttttttttaattttattttaagtttgattcctTCTATCCGGTATAATATCAAacacaatataaataatacgatCATTAGTCTGATATTGCACCAAACGctcgactaatttagtcagtactatttGATGGTTATTTATcatatccgacagaaatagttagtacagtccgagctgccaacCGAGGCATTAATTGTGCAATAGTTTCTTCAATGAAAATGCTATACATTAATGAGTAATGATGAGAAGCAGATATTTTCAAAATTAACGCATAAAATGTAGCCAAACCTATTCAGTTCAGAACAGTTGGAATAGAGTAATACTAAgtagataaaaaaatttaactaaatttgcaaactaaatgatgtgtcatcaatataATATAAACACGTTAACCAATAtttgattaataatttaattattaacaaCCACAACATTCAGTTTACTaagtttggtttaaaaatttggtacACCTAGCATTACCTGTTGGAATATATAGGCCTATTATTTACAGATTAAAGAGAATtagttaaattttaattatagGGTTCTAAGTTCACATTATTCTTATTTGATGGTGTTTGGGATCAACTATTGCTAGTTGTGGGAAACTTTTGACGCTCTCACCAAAAGATTGAAATCTTattaatttgaatattttgaTTAAAGGATAAATGTTAAATTTCagtattaattaataatttaaaataatttcatagattgtcacaaaataactaattatttcataaataaaTACACAAACAAATTTGTTTTAGAGGGACAAAATTTGTCCACATATTCACATAGGAGACACATCAGCTAAATAAATTCACAAAATTTTGTGGAAACGCACGCGCAGCCCATAACCTCTAgaagggaaaaggatcctcgctgGATCCGATCCTTTTCTTGGGAATCTTAGAAATCCCGTAATTTCActcattcatcgtatattgtacggttagaaattatttcaaaatttaaaatttaaaattaaatatgaatagtatctAATGAAAattgatcgcacgatatacgatgaacggatgagATCACGGGATCCTTAGGATTCCCAAGAAAATGATctggcgaggatccttttccctcTAGAAGGACCACATGCAAGcccataaatattttaaaaataaaataaaatgcagTGTACAATAAGAAGAAATTTCAGAAGTGAGAGATCTAATGTAACAACccaaaattatagaaaaattaTTTGGAAGCAAAATTCAGTGGTAGACCAAAAACAATGCCATGGTTAATTAGTACTctataaatcaaaataaatttattttggtcattttatggctgcatctaacattcttgttagactacctacgtacccacAAACGgtatcaagtcattcgtagt encodes:
- the LOC103433014 gene encoding LOW QUALITY PROTEIN: protein P21 (The sequence of the model RefSeq protein was modified relative to this genomic sequence to represent the inferred CDS: substituted 1 base at 1 genomic stop codon); the encoded protein is MSLLKSLLLFSILCAILFFASTNAARFDIQNNCAYTVWAAAVPGGGRQLDGGQSWAIDVSAGTTXARIWARTGCSFDGAGRGQCQTGDCGGVLECQGYGQPPNTLAEYALNQYNNLDFFDISLVDGFNVPMDFSPTSGGCTKGIRCTADINGQCPDQLKAPGGCNNPCTVFKTDQYCSNSGTCDPTDFSRFFKNLCPDAYSYPKDDATSTFTCPTGTNYKVVFCP